A section of the Candidatus Binatia bacterium genome encodes:
- a CDS encoding dihydroorotate dehydrogenase, producing the protein MIDLRTNYLGLPLEHPLMPGASPLVGDLDTVRRLEDAGAAAIVMHSLFEEQIELEQQSAIWSMDVHAETYAEALSYFPRPDLFALGPEQYLEQIRRIKGAVDIPVIASLNGVTPAGWLRYSELIEQAGADALELNIYHVPADPHETAEAVEGRVLNILTAVRERVKIPIAVKLSPFYSALPCFASALVQRGAQGLVLFNRFYEPDFDIEALEVAPRLQLSDSSELLLRLHWLAILRPQLEASLAATGGIHTVPDVIKALMAGADAVQMVSALLQFGPEHLSKVLRNLKLWMEEHGYGSIQELRGCLSLARCPNPAAFERGNYMRVLQTWSA; encoded by the coding sequence CCGGCGCCTCGAAGATGCTGGGGCGGCAGCGATCGTCATGCACTCGCTCTTCGAAGAACAAATCGAACTCGAACAACAAAGCGCCATTTGGAGCATGGACGTTCACGCCGAAACGTACGCCGAGGCGCTTTCTTACTTTCCACGACCGGACCTGTTTGCATTGGGGCCGGAGCAGTACTTGGAACAAATCCGCCGCATCAAGGGCGCGGTTGACATTCCGGTTATTGCGTCGCTGAACGGGGTAACCCCTGCAGGTTGGTTGCGCTACAGCGAGCTCATCGAGCAAGCAGGGGCCGACGCCTTGGAACTGAACATTTATCACGTGCCGGCAGATCCCCACGAGACGGCGGAGGCGGTGGAGGGCCGCGTCCTCAATATTCTCACCGCAGTGCGCGAGCGGGTAAAAATCCCCATTGCTGTCAAACTGTCGCCGTTCTACTCCGCACTCCCGTGTTTTGCTTCCGCCTTGGTCCAACGCGGCGCACAAGGACTGGTACTGTTCAATCGCTTCTACGAACCAGACTTCGATATCGAGGCCCTGGAAGTCGCACCGCGCTTACAATTGTCCGACTCCAGTGAACTCCTCCTGCGCTTGCACTGGCTAGCCATCTTGCGCCCACAACTGGAGGCCTCGTTGGCGGCCACCGGCGGCATCCACACCGTCCCCGATGTCATCAAGGCGCTCATGGCAGGGGCAGATGCTGTGCAAATGGTCTCTGCGCTTCTGCAGTTTGGGCCCGAGCACCTCTCGAAGGTTTTGCGCAACTTGAAGCTTTGGATGGAAGAACACGGTTACGGCTCGATCCAGGAGCTGCGAGGGTGTTTGAGTCTCGCCCGTTGCCCAAATCCGGCAGCTTTCGAGCGTGGAAACTACATGCGCGTACTGCAAACGTGGAGCGCTTGA